One stretch of Candidatus Cloacimonadota bacterium DNA includes these proteins:
- a CDS encoding VTT domain-containing protein, protein MSEFIQNYGIIALFVTSFIAATIVPASSAAILLAALAAKAPVVPAFIACSVGNSLGCAANYWMGYLIGKPLIPKLEKSKSGRKALEYSQKYGTWSLLLSWTPFLGDPLTIAAGIFRVNFLKFSLIVYSLRIVGYALIAIFFV, encoded by the coding sequence ATGTCGGAATTCATACAGAATTACGGAATAATTGCGTTATTTGTAACATCGTTCATTGCGGCTACGATCGTGCCGGCAAGTTCGGCGGCAATTCTACTGGCAGCGCTGGCTGCCAAAGCCCCGGTTGTGCCTGCTTTCATTGCCTGTTCGGTTGGCAACAGCCTGGGTTGTGCTGCCAATTACTGGATGGGTTATCTGATCGGGAAACCGCTCATTCCCAAATTGGAAAAAAGCAAAAGCGGACGCAAAGCTCTGGAATATTCACAAAAATACGGAACCTGGAGTCTGCTGCTTTCCTGGACGCCTTTTCTGGGAGATCCACTCACAATCGCGGCTGGAATTTTCCGGGTAAATTTCCTTAAATTTTCGTTGATCGTTTATTCTTTGCGGATTGTTGGTTATGCTTTGATTGCGATATTTTTTGTTTAG
- a CDS encoding transposase: MLISKVIGKFKMQSAKEINIIRETPGKRVWQRRYYDHIIRNQQDLNNTKHYIINNPKNWIGDDNFLEI; the protein is encoded by the coding sequence ATGTTGATTTCAAAAGTTATTGGAAAATTCAAAATGCAATCTGCAAAAGAAATAAATATTATACGAGAAACACCTGGAAAAAGAGTTTGGCAACGTAGATATTATGATCATATCATTAGAAATCAACAAGATTTGAATAACACAAAACATTACATCATCAATAATCCAAAAAATTGGATTGGAGATGATAATTTCTTGGAGATATAA